Proteins encoded together in one Triticum dicoccoides isolate Atlit2015 ecotype Zavitan chromosome 7B, WEW_v2.0, whole genome shotgun sequence window:
- the LOC119341234 gene encoding nuclear transport factor 2-like: MASAAAATQVGTYFLRNYYNLLQQNPDVVHQFYSEASTMVRVDDLNGTNTTANSMMDIHSLIMSLNFTQIEIKTANFANSWGDGVLVMVSGLVQTKEYSNQRKFIQMFFLAPQEKGYFVLNDYFHFVDQEQVQPAQVRAHEAFETNMASNTVQTSAEYIHEESRTMQAVPVTSEENDAVDSYTYSEPPLQVVSQSDNWGDESLQEEALSSFSNGMAMAPEEPAQPPPVQPHVEEPVGEPVKKTYASILRTAKAPPPFPFAQSVPVNKPHPTTEASQATLGTSSVAADKPKSDFYAEGHDEEESKSVYVGNVPQNVTEADLENEFKKFGQLIPDGVAIRSRKETGGYYAFVEFEELSGVHNALRASPLEINGRQIYVEERKPNSGIRGGRRGGGRGRFGGSGRGYARGDEYSGSRGKSNGYQRVPHHERGILGARN, from the exons atggcttcggcggcggcggcgactcaa GTGGGCACTTACTTCCTCCGCAACTACTACAATCTGTTGCAGCAGAACCCCGATGTCGTCCACCAGTTCTACAGCGAAGCAAGCACCATGGTCCGCGTCGACGACCTCAACGGGACCAACACCACTGCTAACTCAATGATG GATATACACTCCCTTATCATGTCCCTCAATTTCACCCAAATCGAgataaaaactgccaactttgccAACTCATGGGGAGATGGGGTGCTAGTGATGGTCTCTGGTCTTGTACAGACCAAAGAGTACAGCAACCAAAGGAAATTTATCCAGATGTTTTTCCTTGCGCCTCAGGAGAAAGGTTATTTTGTGCTCAATGATTATTTCCACTTTGTTGACCAAGAACAAGTGCAACCTGCACAGGTGAGAGCTCACGAAGCCTTTGAGACTAACATGGCATCCAACACAGTCCAAACAA GTGCAGAGTACATTCATGAAGAAAGTCGAACAATGCAAGCTGTTCCAGTAACATCTGAAGAAAATGATGCTGTTGACAGTTACACTTACTCTGAGCCACCACTGCAAGTAGTTTCTCAGTCGGACAACTGGGGAGATGAATCTCTTCAAGAGGAAGCACTTTCTTCCTTCTCGAATGGAATGGCGATGGCACCAGAGGAGCCAGCACAACCTCCGCCTGTGCAGCCTCATGTTGAGGAACCTGTTGGGGAGCCCGTAAAGAAGACATATGCTTCTATT CTAAGAACCGCAAAAGCCCCACCTCCGTTCCCTTTTGCTCAATCAGTGCCTGTGAATAAACCTCACCCTACAACAGAAGCAAGCCAGGCAACTCTAGGGACTTCATCGGTGGCAGCAGATAAGCCAAAATCTGACTTCTACgcagaaggccatgatgaagaag aGAGCAAATCTGTTTATGTTGGGAATGTGCCGCAAAATGTAACTGAGGCTGATCTTGAGAATGAGTTCAAGAAGTTTGGCCAGCTCATCCCTGATGGTGTTGCTATCAGAAGCCGAAAG GAGACTGGTGGCTACTATGCTTTTGTGGAATTCGAGGAACTGAGTGGCGTTCACAATGCATTGAGG GCTTCACCACTTGAAATAAATGGGCGGCAGATATATGTCGAGGAGCGGAAGCCTAACAGTGGAATAAGGGGAGGAA GAAGGGGGGGAGGCAGAGGTCGCTTTGGCGGCAGTGGCAGAGGATATGCGAGAGGTGACGAGTACAGCGGTAGCCGTGGAAAGTCGAATGGTTATCAGCGTGTCCCTCACCACGAGAGGGGCATTTTGGGGGCAAGGAACTGA